The sequence below is a genomic window from Mytilus edulis chromosome 2, xbMytEdul2.2, whole genome shotgun sequence.
ttagtttacatgtatttgaatGGCAAAATACACCAAAAGATTCAGCCTCCTGTTAGCATCTAGTTCTTGATCaccagttacatgtacatgtattcaaaTTTCATTCGAACTGAATGAATGGCATAAACAAGATAAAATACTTATATATACTAACCTCTTGCAAAGCACAAATTGCCATTGCATTCCATCTCAATGGTTCATGACTAATAGCCATGGCAATTTCtctcacctaaagaaaacagatATTAATTTTAAATCAAGGTATACAGAAGTTAAGAacgttttaacaaaatatttatttctaatttaataaacattttctcACTGTCAGAACTATATTTGCATTGTCAGTCTGAAAGTGGAATTAGATTTCAGGCATGCGTTTAAAAAAGATCAGACAACTCATTTGCATAGTTAAGATTAAATAGAGATACATGTATAGCATACATGTATTGACATAGTTTATCAGCCAATGTGAGGGCTTTGTtccaaaaaaaacatacatttgtacatggtTCACAGGAAAGGCACATTGACATTTTGTCATTGTTTGGGTGTTTCTATACAGTGCAGTGTAAGAGAAATTCTAAAATTACCtccatacaatgtacatgtagatgaCAGATACCTCAATTTCAAAGTTACTTCCCTTGGTACTTGTATGTTTAAATCAAACAGACCTGGCATTTATAAAAAGCCgattatatcataaaatttatgaTGTTTAACCTACAAAATGTATggcaacatacatgtacatatacaacAGTCAGGGGGTACAATTTAATTTCCTGTATAAAAGTTATGTAATATATTTGTAGataaaaaagtaaatttttaacTTTAATGTTTCTCTAATTCCATTTTacactacttaaaaaaaaactaaatatatatgtaaaagaaattttatttttacagcaCTTGAAAATCACAATTCAAAACATTCCTAAAACACTTTTCTCAGtgttagaacatttttttttattcagagtTACTATAAAGCACTATAAATGTTATTAAAGTGAATGTGCAAGGCAAACAGTTTATAAATAGGCATGGTCCATGAAGTTGTATTTTCAAGAATATTTAAGACAGACAAGCAAAcagtatgtatatatatcataacaataaaatccaaaaaaaagaataaaaatatttccttacttttaagataaaataaagatatcaaagggagataattttacctTCAAAATTAGTTACCCTTAACCAGTGCCTGTACCCATGACTGTACTTTTTTTAGAAATTGGACAGTATTTTACATATTTACAATGTATCAGTCTTCAAAAATCAAATCTTTATAGGGAACAAAATGATAATtgcattaaaaagaaaaagaaaagaaagtttttaaaaagACGATGCTTGTGAGAAATTTGAGATGAAAGTGGTCCTTCATTTATCGTGCTTGTACATCACGgtgtatttcatgtattttgtaGAATGAAACAGACTTACAAGGTGGTTTTTTTAGGTTCCCACACTAATCAAGTTTGGCAACAGACTTATTGGGTTTAGATTCAAGACAACATGACACACAATGAGCCACATAGACGATAAGAAGTCATAAGTGTTTGTGTTTAAATGATTACTTAAGGCCCCAATGATCTAAGTTTGCTAAATTccttctttattttgttttggtaCCACTAAAGGCTTTTTCAAACAGCTTCACACTAAACAGGACTACCGGCCTAACACAGTAACCAATGGTGTAGTTTCTGCTCAAATACAGTGTGTataatttttggttttttttgtacatttgtatgtaCATGAGTGGTTTCAATATCTTTTTTGTAGGAAATAAAGGAGGAAAAAGGCCACTATCTTATATACTTTTCCATCTCATATTTCTCACCAgcatcatattttaaaatcttcttttaattttttcaatgTCAGTACATGTACCAATTTATACCAATTCTACACTGTGTACACACTTGCATGAAATCACAGTATTGTCACgttttacttttactgtttgttgTATCTTATTACATGTTTCACATACAAATTGAAATACAGTAATATtatgattaaagaaaaaaaagagtgCAATTTCACTCTAAAGAGAGTATCTAGAATTGAGATACACAAAGTTTCCAAATTTTGTAATCGGACACACTTAAAGTAATTACCACTCTTGAAAAAGGTAGTTTTCTTATAAGAAGATTAGTTGTCTTTTGGTACTGTCTAATCTCCATTAAGGCCCTAGTTCCAGCTCTGAATCTTTTTTTCTTCCGTAAACTCCCATCTAAGTTTACATTGTCTAAAATAGATTAAGaaataaatcaatgttttacAAGACTTTTTCTCTGAAACTTATATTCTGTTGGGGTTACACTAATGTCCTGACAGGGTCCTGACAGAAATGAAAACactaaatacttttttattattggatggatttacttgaaatttggaatcaagcaagatgagaacttatatttgataaataaaatttaaaaaaaatatttataagagttagaaaacttgacctgaccaacttgactTTGAAACTACAATGTACTAATGTCCTGACCGATATGAAAcagcaaaaaaatgttttattattgacaggatagacttcaaattcgataccaaggaagataaaaacatttaatacaaaaatataagaaaaaaaatattttcaagagttagaaaacttgactTGATGTCTTCCATCCTTGTTTCCAGttataattataagaaaattgtagtttgttcaaataataaatttgttaaaTACCTTATATgagaaaatatacatgtacagtatcATACAATATAAAGACGAAATATCAAATCtgctatttttcatttttacaaaaaaatggtgAAACTATTCAAAGAAGTACATGAATGTATGTTTTTGTTGAGTCTgtgacttttgttgcagaaagctcgacatagggatggTACAAAATGTAATCCACCTATTTGCagtattgcttatagtttctgagatatggacttaaccaTGAAACTTAACCTTGTTGTCAGAGCTGAGCACCTGCATcattcaagatttaaaaaaaaagatatctaaAGAATTGATCCTACTTATATACCATACACAGGCTTCACTTGCTTTTTGAGAAAAAGGCAcagccacaggcacttgttttatATCCATGGCAGGAACTAGAGATCTTGCCATGAAAGTACTTTGGGAAAAATCATAATATGATGCAGGTTTAGCATGCGTAgcccagtgttctccccaggatttttttaAGGCGCAAAATTCAAGGGCGTGTAACTCTTTTTTTAGAGTGAACTTTTGAGATCTGAAGCAATCAGTCATTAATCCATGACATGCAATATGAATTATAATGCTTTGTGTTATGTGTTTGATAATGCAGAGTATTTCATAATgaattacaagaatatatatatatatatatatatgaaataaaattgatttcaaacacaaaagttatttatacatgtaagtcaaaatataaatattcatatcTGTACTCTCTGCTCCTTCTAGGGATAATGTTTCAAGATAGTGTTATTTTGTTGGACAGACTGTTCCTCAATTTTGTCTTTATCCTCTTTAGGGTTGAAAACCCCTCTCACAATAACTTTTGCTTACAAATGTATACCCCCTTTAACATTTGTAAGCCATGAAAACTCAGTCAGCCACTTGTCATTGAAACCAGAAACATGGTGCTTGCTGTTATCACTTGCTAAAATTTTAGCTAGGTTGGGATTAGGAGAAGCAATGACATCTGCTTATACTGACAGTGTAAGGTGTATTCCCCTTTTCATTAGAAGTCATTAGGCTGAAAAAAAATTCTACTTCCATCATTTGCCTTTTGCTTAGAAGTCACCCTTTTGTTATTTGCAGAGAACATGTTCATTCAGAATTAATAAAATCGAATATGGTTaagatatttgatcatatttggtacacaactttttaaaacaaaaatatgttaatgAACAGCTGACCAGTTTCTGTAGTTTTACATTATATGCTTCCGTGTGTATTATTGTTAAAACCTATCTCTGGCAGGTAGATATAAACGAAACTTTGCAAGTTTGTTAAAGTTAAGACCATTGAAATTATCAACTAGTAACATTATATAGAAGCTGCAGCAATTCCGTACCCGTGTTGATTGTCACATATTTCCCGACGCACGGAATTTTATGATCGATGTTCAatgatcattttatttctaaaaacacGACAGTTTGAGACAATTTACCTTGCAAGTAACATTTTTTCACtttctattaaaataaatcacttccctttatttttattttttcaattacaaatactctcattcataattttcatcgtaaatatctttagcaatgtgtattcaaatttatcaCGTGTATTCATCACGTTTATTGGTCGTGTTAAAATAGATTCTTCTTCTCGACCAATGAAAAAATTCGTGATCAGCAACTTGACAATTTTAACCAACATTTAAAATGAAATGTGAAAATTAACACGCTGCGGGACCAAGTATTAAGGGACAGCGGACAATTAAGACGCTGCAGGATCAACGAAAATATTATGAAGGCGCTGCAGCACCGCAGCGTCAtatcggcctggggagaacactgtgtACGAGGATAAATAGATTCTCTAGAGTCGAGAAAGTCTTCATAATGTCAATGCCTGTGACTGgatatatattttgtctttaaaacctTTTGGTGGAATATTTCGGGAACTGTTTCCAGCATTTCTTTGAGGTGCTACCGATTTTCTACCAGCACTGCTATGTCGTGTCATTCTTTCATTAAATCATTTCATGAAGAACtgtcaatataaaatatttgttttcatctttTAAATTTCCTGGCATTTTAAACAATCATGCGCATAGATACCGGAAGTATATAACTAATGACGGAAAGGAAATGATTATTTTCAGGTAATATTTTCACGGAATCATTATTCTATGAACGGGTACATGTTGATCATTTGTTAGGGGTAAACTCGACAGTCCCCTGTTGTGTAGTACACTTATTGCTACACTAACATAGGGGATAAGCTTAAGACGGAATGGTAGTCCAGTTTATGTGGGTCCTTCatttctatctttaaaaaaatccgCTCACTTTTATTCTTTTAATACATGGATCAGTTTAAAAATACTGGCCCTTCTCTAAGTGTCCTTAGTACTTGATGAATTGATAATTTATATCCGCTGTATTCTGGACATTGTTCTTTTTCTGTAAGGGACGacttcaaaagttcaatgaaggataaaaagacttaattcacatagttttttttcactgacccccacccTCCtatttaacttaatttgggatAAATTGATTGACCAACTGGCCATGATATGGATCCGATATGTAAAATCAATGTCGGAAAAACAAAGCTTACAGAAGTTTAACCCCCTCCCcaaccccaaactatttgatttaagttttttttaatcctaCATTGATCGTTTGATGGCGATCGTCCctgagtatatttttttttcaatttctttaatttttgcaGTTATTCTTTGTATTTTAGCACCCATactcatctttttttctttttcttaagaAAACCAACTAAATCGAGTTTTTAAATCaactaattatataaaaaaagttctcAGGTATAAATCTAATACTATCattcaaaacacaaaatatagttgacctattgaatatagtacttaaaaaaaaacaactaaaaaaacaataactttacattgaccaatgaaccatgaatatgagggCAAGGTCAGCTAAACCCTGACAGATTGACATGAAGATGTTGCaaggaacccatataccaaatatagttatcatattacttgTAAGTGAGATGCACCTTCCTCAACCAATACAAACTGGCCATCACGAAATATCCTAAATGTGGGGCTTAAGAGTGGCgttaaaacaataacaatcaatcaatcataagtGAGAAAttctcattacaaaaaaaatgtatttttttcaagcagttattttaaaataaacatttagagGATCCAATTATCTGGTATTACTCAACTGGTCAAACTATGATTCTAGTATTAAGATATTTGGTTTGCTTGTACTCTTATCTGTTACAGACCTTATTTACTTCCATTAATGTAGATTGGGTATGTAAAATAGACCAATACAAGTGACATtaataagtcaaaaacaaaaattgtcattaatatcaacttatttgtagatatcaATTTGATAAACTTTTTgacatttaatcatgttaatgtttcTCTCTGAGGGCATTTATCATATTttctgcaaaaattaaaaaaaaaaatattggcaaaaattgtctttcaagggcaataactcatataagagcttaaaaaaaattgtcaatttcagtcatgttaacttatttgtaggtctAACTTTGGTTTACATATTTGACATTTATGAGTACCTAACATAAGTTCTGCAAAATCTAACATTTTTggttcaagggcaataactcccatAAGTGATCAGTTGACGATTGGTCATGATAGCCCATTTTTCAGCTTTTACTTTGTTCAATAGTAGTGCCACTATAAGTTTTTCTCTATCATACTCTTTGCGaaaaactttgaaaatttaaatcaattaaatgtGTTTCAtgaacaataactcctataagaaatCAATAAACAGTTTTGGTCATCTGACTTATTTGTATATGTCTTAAAACATAAAATCTGCTATATTTATTCATTGCaatatcaatatatcaatatcaaaatttcCCCTTATATTCTGCAGTATTGACACTTTTTTCTTGCAATTAATTCATAATTCAAAgtttgataatttttcttttttctaatccTTTAAATCAGTTTGATCTTGGGAcatgataaaatcaaataaacaacatatttgcAGACTTATATCAGTCATGTTAATTTTCAAGTGTTTCTGTTAAAGCAATCCTGGCACAAGTTATTATGAAAATTTGCACATCAGAAAACACcagtctgtgtccacacttgtctATAAAATTTAACATAGGTTTGTGGATATATCTATAATCAATCCTTTTAATTATTTACACTTTTCAGAATATGaaattcataaatgttttttagAAGTCAAAATAACATTCAAATTAATTCCAAATTAATgatatatatctacatgtatgttttttttattatatgtttgtTATTTCACACACTATAATATATAGCAGgaacatatttaaaattgaaaatcatttttttacataGTTTTAGATCACTAGAATCCAGAATATTCCAAGTCATAAAGTTTGGCTTTTAAAGTTTCTGGACTGTCCTTTTTATTTGAACATCCTAAATACATATGTCCTTCTGTAAACAAAGTAAGTCTACAAGGATATATAATTCCAATGTCATTCAGATTGTAATAGCCAATAAATTTCCCTTCAGAGTTCAATATGTGTAGTGTAGAAATTAACAAATCTGTAACTACAATATTATCTGCAGGAGTTGTAAGCAGGTCAGAGGGACTAAATGGTTTTTCTTCAGTGTTGATTGTGGGTTGACCAGTGTACACCTGTTTTATTTCTCCTTCTTTTCCTAATACCAAGAATCTACAATCAGAAAGTTTCCCATCCACAACACAGATATTGCCATTAATGGTGCTTGTAATTAATCTAGGCCATGTAAATAATGGTTCTTTGTTGCTGTCTTCTTCATATTTTTCCAAGCATCCACCATCCTGGCCCATCACTACCACAGCAGCCTTCGTTTCTCGTACTACACCTACTATAACTCTGTTATCTTTGGTTATATGAACACATATTGGTTGACTTTGTGATGTATATGGTCTCACATCATAATTGGATTCATCATGTTTGAGCCATACAGTGCTACTTTTTGTTTCACTGATAATTAACAGTTTTGTTTCATCTAAGGCTGCTACAACCAGGTTGGTGAATGCATTCATTGCTGCCATGTCACAAATAGTAAAACAGTTTGACTCTGACATAATCTTAATATTTTGATTATCAAATTTTATATGTTGCAACTTTTCAAGAATACCATCATAAATCCACAGAGTACCATCAGAACATCTGCAAATATTATGAACATTTCTTAATTGTGTGGTGAATTGTTTAGCAATTTTAAACTCAATTTTAGGATGTTGAATTTCCAAGTTTCCTCTATTTTCCATTGATCCAAAATTCACCATTGTAATTTTGTCTGGCAAGAATCTCCCCAATAATGAAAACTCAAGGTTTTCTTGTGGTGTAGCTCCACACAATGAAACAGCAAATTTATCAAACTCATCAAAGAATTTGACAAAATCTTTTGAAGTTGTAATACTTTTTACATTGTTACTCTCCCTCTGTAAGTTTTCTAAGGTTTTCTTAATCTTGCTTTGCTTTGCCCCGATTTCCTGGCTATTTAATTCCCATGTCTGCTCCAGATCTTTTACAAGATTATCAGCATGCTTATCAACTTCA
It includes:
- the LOC139512239 gene encoding uncharacterized protein — encoded protein: MTRHSSAGRKSVAPQRNAGNSSRNIPPKDNVNLDGSLRKKKRFRAGTRALMEIRQYQKTTNLLIRKLPFSRVVREIAMAISHEPLRWNAMAICALQEAAEAFIVHLFEDANMCAIHAKRVTIQVKDVWLARRIRGDMYF
- the LOC139510861 gene encoding uncharacterized protein translates to MASSKSLQRGQIPVGCELCDGGNKIKFKCLDCQLLMCSRCKYKVHARFKNATEHRIRDIKELEQEEEVDTFNFSDVKCLEHPDQACCVYCQTCKQVICLKCVTKVHNGHTFIDEEELNDKKTITRSGQKKSDESIHNLTSTLDKVQDIKDQEDAKFRKIKQDILSHRDAFKCEVDKHADNLVKDLEQTWELNSQEIGAKQSKIKKTLENLQRESNNVKSITTSKDFVKFFDEFDKFAVSLCGATPQENLEFSLLGRFLPDKITMVNFGSMENRGNLEIQHPKIEFKIAKQFTTQLRNVHNICRCSDGTLWIYDGILEKLQHIKFDNQNIKIMSESNCFTICDMAAMNAFTNLVVAALDETKLLIISETKSSTVWLKHDESNYDVRPYTSQSQPICVHITKDNRVIVGVVRETKAAVVVMGQDGGCLEKYEEDSNKEPLFTWPRLITSTINGNICVVDGKLSDCRFLVLGKEGEIKQVYTGQPTINTEEKPFSPSDLLTTPADNIVVTDLLISTLHILNSEGKFIGYYNLNDIGIIYPCRLTLFTEGHMYLGCSNKKDSPETLKAKLYDLEYSGF